The Molothrus ater isolate BHLD 08-10-18 breed brown headed cowbird chromosome 6, BPBGC_Mater_1.1, whole genome shotgun sequence genome segment GGCAGCCAAGAGGGAGCCCAGGGCGGGGATCCTCCCCTATTAAATCGAAGTAATTAAAAAGCCTTAATATTTTCCCGCTACTCCTGCTTTATCTCGCTGCATTTCCCGGGGAGAACTCTCCCGGGATCCTTTCCCCCATCCTCCGCCGGCAGTCCCGCACGGCCTCCCCGCAGGCTCCGGTCCCGACGGGACGGGCGGCACCTTACCTGTTCTTAGCGgctgctgccctgtcccttTGCCTGCGGTTTTTGAACCAGTTGCCCACTTGCGTGGGGGTAAGTCCCGTGGCCTGAGCCAGTTCCCGCTTTTTGCTGGGGTTGGGGTAAGGGTCCTGCAGGTACCACTCCCGCAGCAAATGCCTCGTCCGCTCCTTGAAGCAATGTGTCTTCTGCTCGCCGTCCCAGATGGTGCGCGGCAGCGGGAACTTCTTCCTCACCCGGTACTTGTCCACCGGCCCCAGGGGTCGGCCCCGCAGCTTCTCCGCCTCCTGGTAGTGCGCTTCCAGCCAGAGGGCTTGCAGTTTGGCGTGGGACTCCTTGGTGAACTTGTGGTTCTCCAGGATGTGGTAGAGCTCCCGGTAGTTCCCCGTGTGGAAGGCCACGATGGCCCGGGCTCTCAGCACCGACTCGTTCTTGTTGAGCGCCTCGCAGGCCGCGGGGGCCACGGGCAGGGACCAGAGGAAGCGCCCCAGGCGCTCGATGTCCCCGCTCTCCTCCAGGGTCTCGCATACCCCGGCCACCTGCTGCGGGCTGAAATTGAGGATGGGCAGCTGGAACATGGAGGCGGCGCCGGGCTCCGCTCCGCGCTCCGCGCACCCTCGGCGATGCCCGCCGCCACCGCGCACAGCCCCGCGGCGGGGAAGGGGCAGCGGCCCCGGGCCGCCCCTCGCTCCGCTGCTGCCTCCGCCGGTGCCGGCGGAGCTGCCGCGGGGGGGACGGCGGAGGGCGGAGAGGCGATGGGGACCGCTCGGCAGCTCCGGCGACTGGGGGCGGTGGGCAGGGGCGAGGCGGAGGAGGATGGAGCGGGGAGggagggcgggcgggggggagggagtgaagggaaaaaaaaaaaaaaaagaggaaaagagaagaagaaaaaaatgaaaccagaaAAGGCACAAGCGCagctccccgccgccgccgcgctgcTGCGGGAGCGGCTGATTTGCTGCGGGCTCGGCAGATTGGCTCCCGGGTTTCCATGGCGGGGCTGCCACTCACTGTCAGCCGCTGCCAATCACGGCGGAAggccccgcaccgccccgctgcccgccccgctccccgccccgctccccgcggcgCCGCGGCCGCTCCCCGGGCACCGCGACCCCGCCGCCCTGCCCCGCCGAcccgggcagggcagagccGCCCGGCcgccccgggcagggcaggctgagggGAGGAAAGGCGGCTCCCGGTCCAGGGCGCTGGCGGCAGGTTGGAGGGAGCGGTCTCAGCGATAGGACGGCCGGGACCCCCACATCCTCCCCGGTAAAGCTGCGGGGTCCGGCCCGGTGATGCTCGCACAGAGCTCCTCGCACCCGCGGGCGGAGAGAGGTTCAAGGCAGAGCTAAGAAATCAGATAAAAAGATTGTCTGCGTAACAGTGACAGTGATGCTGGGAGTGTCACTGACAATGGATGCAGCGGGAGCACCGCAGGAACAGCCGAGACTTAGGGAAAAactcccctttccccctgtAGGTGACTTCCCATTTTGGTTAAGACGAGGAATTATCTGCAAAGAGCCCAGCGCCCTTTCCCGTTCAACCAAAGcgctatttttttaattttttttttttttttttaacatttaaaccCTTATTGTTTTCGGCTGAATGGTCCTGAATAGACGCCGAGAATAGTCGCGAGGAGTGAGAAGTCATTTGTAGGTCAGGAAAGCGACTTAAAGCAGATTTCGGGAATCTTTTGAAATATTGATCACCTTGTAGCAATCATTCCccctgggttttttcccccctcgGTGCCCCGAGAGAGCGATCGCGGGGCCGGGTGCGAGGTGAGCCCCGGCCGCCCCTTCGAAGGAGCGGGGCCAACTCCAGACGTCTCAGGGTGGGATGAAATCTCTTTCTGAGCTGCGAGGATACGATTTATTTTCCGTAGAGAACAGGCGGATGATCAAGAAGCCACTCTTTATTCTACAAATAGCTGCTCAGTGGTAATTTCTTCCCGGGAATTAGGGACCATGCTCGGAAAGGCAGCATATATTTTGAATTAAGTTCAATATGTTCTCCCCTCTGCTCtttgcaatgtattttttttcctagtatgCTTgtcaaaaaaatcccttcttaaTTTGATATCTTGTTATTGTTTCTTCCCGCCCCCCcttattatttttcccctattgtttttgttttcctttcttcccttctttaaAAAAGCTCCTTTGCTAGTTGCCTGTAGACCGAAATTAAACAGATTTACATTTTCTCCAatcatttctctgcagaaatggAGCTGGACTGAGGCTTGCCGTCTTTTCTTTAGTATCAAGTACAATTTGTCTTTTGCTTGTGAAGATTTGGTAAATCAGAAGGCAGATAGATAGCGCAGATGGTCGGAGGTGTCGGGTCAGATTATGGTACGCCTCAGTACAGTGCTAAGCTCATTCTGACGGAAA includes the following:
- the SIX6 gene encoding homeobox protein SIX6, giving the protein MFQLPILNFSPQQVAGVCETLEESGDIERLGRFLWSLPVAPAACEALNKNESVLRARAIVAFHTGNYRELYHILENHKFTKESHAKLQALWLEAHYQEAEKLRGRPLGPVDKYRVRKKFPLPRTIWDGEQKTHCFKERTRHLLREWYLQDPYPNPSKKRELAQATGLTPTQVGNWFKNRRQRDRAAAAKNRLQQQVLTQGSVRSLQAEEESGGEAVGAASSPAASLSSKAATSAISITSSDSECDI